The following are from one region of the Verrucomicrobiales bacterium genome:
- a CDS encoding sugar phosphate isomerase/epimerase — translation METNSQPLTLGFVSAILAELSLQEVITFAAAEGFSCVEAMCWPVGKAERKYAGVTHVDVATLSRGRVDEILGLCGSQGVALTALGYYPNPLDPDPQVAKVAVDHLKKVIRGAELLGLKNVNTFVGRDWTRSVDDNWPRFLKVWRPLIALAEDHGIKIGIENCPMSFTKDEWPGGKNLMTTPAIWRRAFNDIPSDSFGLNYDPSHFVLQQMDPASPLREFQSKFFHLHAKDVKIRRDRLQEVGVFAHPLEWHQPRIPGYGEMDWGRFMSALMETSYRGPVCIEVEDDTFGKSLEGRQRALKVARNVLAPYFPH, via the coding sequence ATGGAAACGAATTCCCAACCCCTAACGCTCGGCTTTGTCTCGGCCATTCTGGCTGAGCTTAGCCTTCAGGAAGTGATCACCTTTGCTGCCGCTGAAGGATTCAGCTGCGTGGAAGCGATGTGCTGGCCTGTCGGGAAAGCAGAGCGCAAATACGCCGGTGTGACGCATGTGGACGTCGCGACGCTCTCCCGCGGGCGGGTCGACGAGATCCTCGGGTTGTGCGGTTCTCAGGGGGTCGCCCTGACCGCTCTCGGTTATTATCCCAACCCACTCGATCCGGATCCCCAGGTTGCCAAAGTTGCTGTGGATCACTTGAAGAAGGTTATCCGAGGCGCCGAGTTGCTGGGGCTCAAGAACGTCAACACCTTCGTGGGACGCGATTGGACGCGCAGCGTGGATGACAATTGGCCGCGGTTTCTGAAAGTCTGGCGGCCGCTTATCGCCTTGGCTGAAGATCATGGGATCAAGATCGGGATTGAAAACTGTCCCATGTCCTTCACCAAAGATGAATGGCCGGGCGGCAAAAACCTCATGACGACTCCAGCGATCTGGCGCCGGGCGTTCAACGACATTCCCAGTGACAGTTTCGGGTTGAACTACGATCCCTCCCACTTCGTCCTGCAGCAGATGGATCCCGCCAGTCCGCTGAGGGAGTTTCAGTCCAAGTTTTTCCACCTCCATGCCAAGGATGTGAAGATCCGTCGCGATCGTCTGCAGGAGGTAGGGGTCTTTGCGCATCCTCTCGAGTGGCATCAGCCGCGCATTCCCGGCTATGGGGAGATGGATTGGGGACGGTTCATGAGTGCCTTGATGGAAACCTCGTATCGTGGACCCGTCTGCATCGAGGTGGAGGACGACACCTTTGGGAAATCCCTGGAAGGACGTCAGCGCGCCCTGAAGGTCGCCCGCAACGTGCTGGCTCCTTATTTTCCCCACTGA
- a CDS encoding AAA family ATPase yields MGSQIESLRLALAHSPDNLPLVLLYAKACLDELQLGDARVAYVQAAQLNPSNAEAKLGLAKLAQLEGKTSEAVVRAEQLIQEHPTSAPARVFLSRVLASEGELQRAKTLYEEALRLDASLSDPGLEKMLAGVRPAESNDAAPPTQRRLGVTGDGEAVEDWLEDDDEPRGGNAFDLGLADFERPDMSFADVGGMEAVKEEIRMKIIYPLQHKDLFKMYNKKIGGGVLLYGPPGCGKTLISKATAGEIKANFIALGLHQILDMWIGSSERNMHEVFQLARNNAPCVLFFDEVDALAADRRDLRQSAGRNLINQFLSEMDGAGPENDGVLILGATNAPWHIDPAFRRPGRFDRTLFIPPPDTDARSAIIEVMAKHKPIGQLDPVALAKKTDGFSGADLKAMFDLATEDVLSEAMKTGQVVPISTKDLAKAAGRHKPTTKAWFESARNYAMYSNQSGFYDDVLKYLGLLKK; encoded by the coding sequence ATGGGTTCTCAAATCGAATCGCTGCGACTCGCGCTCGCGCACTCGCCCGACAATTTGCCGCTGGTCCTGCTGTATGCCAAGGCCTGTCTGGACGAACTGCAGCTCGGCGATGCGCGCGTCGCCTATGTTCAGGCAGCCCAGCTGAATCCGAGCAACGCCGAGGCCAAGCTGGGGCTCGCCAAGCTGGCGCAGCTGGAAGGAAAAACCTCCGAGGCCGTGGTCCGAGCCGAGCAGCTCATCCAAGAGCACCCCACCTCCGCCCCCGCCCGCGTGTTCCTGAGCCGAGTGCTGGCCAGTGAAGGCGAGCTTCAGCGAGCCAAGACCCTCTATGAGGAGGCCTTGCGGCTGGACGCGAGCCTGAGCGATCCGGGCCTGGAGAAGATGCTGGCGGGCGTCCGGCCTGCGGAATCCAACGACGCTGCACCACCAACCCAACGAAGACTCGGAGTGACCGGAGACGGCGAAGCCGTGGAAGACTGGCTCGAGGACGACGATGAGCCCCGCGGCGGCAATGCGTTTGACCTCGGCTTGGCCGACTTCGAAAGACCCGACATGAGCTTCGCCGATGTCGGCGGGATGGAGGCTGTAAAGGAGGAGATCCGAATGAAGATCATTTATCCGCTTCAGCACAAGGATCTCTTCAAGATGTACAACAAGAAGATCGGCGGAGGTGTGCTCCTCTACGGCCCCCCGGGCTGCGGAAAGACGCTGATCAGCAAGGCGACCGCCGGCGAGATCAAGGCGAACTTCATCGCTCTGGGCCTGCACCAAATCCTCGACATGTGGATCGGCAGCTCCGAAAGGAACATGCACGAAGTGTTCCAACTCGCGCGCAACAATGCCCCCTGCGTTCTGTTCTTCGATGAGGTCGACGCGTTGGCAGCAGACCGTCGGGACCTGCGCCAGAGCGCCGGACGCAATCTCATCAACCAATTCCTGAGCGAGATGGACGGCGCAGGCCCCGAAAACGACGGAGTCCTGATCCTGGGAGCCACGAACGCCCCCTGGCATATCGACCCCGCCTTCCGTCGCCCCGGCCGATTCGACCGCACCCTCTTTATCCCCCCGCCTGACACGGATGCCCGCAGCGCCATCATCGAAGTCATGGCCAAGCACAAGCCCATTGGGCAGCTGGATCCCGTCGCGCTGGCCAAGAAGACCGACGGCTTTAGCGGGGCCGACCTCAAAGCGATGTTCGACCTCGCCACGGAGGATGTGCTCTCCGAAGCGATGAAGACCGGACAGGTGGTGCCCATCTCCACCAAGGATCTGGCCAAGGCGGCGGGCCGTCATAAGCCCACCACCAAGGCCTGGTTCGAGAGCGCTCGAAACTACGCCATGTACTCCAACCAGAGCGGGTTCTATGACGATGTGCTGAAGTATCTGGGTCTGCTGAAAAAGTAG
- a CDS encoding tetratricopeptide repeat protein, with amino-acid sequence MNETNEAPDASQCLVRAHALMDRSRYEDAAAWLQRGLQADPNNAECFSFLALCWMNLDDKKRESVDAARRGVSLEPESPLTHGVLALTLLNQAKDGQDEPVREALASAQQAIQLDPDSCFAQSTLARLYLRLRRWPEAEAAARKALELDTTDASAAEILSVALLQQGKHETNDELVRQQLQQHAEEDSAHSSAGWNALQKGDYRKANEHFMEALRLNPNHEGARLGLVESFRSRSWFYRTLIRFNAFLSSLTEGRQTAIWLGGYLTYRLLYGYLKDRAPLVASLLAGCWLLLVFWTALARGLSSLLMMLDRFARQCLKPIEKWEGIVVGGMAVLALIMFGVSFVLGKWVQMLALAMFLGAIPAASAFNNDHYIGKWFYWAVAGFCVVCAFYPLIAVILSGWDIGLPWSSEALLAGIVTAVAFSFVRMFNLGYR; translated from the coding sequence ATGAACGAGACGAACGAAGCACCCGACGCTTCCCAGTGCCTGGTCCGGGCCCATGCCCTCATGGACCGCAGCCGCTACGAGGACGCTGCCGCGTGGCTTCAACGTGGCCTTCAAGCGGATCCGAACAACGCCGAGTGCTTTTCATTTCTGGCGCTCTGCTGGATGAATCTCGACGACAAAAAGCGGGAGTCAGTCGATGCCGCCCGCAGAGGAGTGAGCCTCGAGCCGGAGTCGCCCTTGACCCACGGCGTGCTGGCGCTCACGTTGCTCAACCAGGCTAAGGACGGCCAGGACGAGCCGGTCCGCGAAGCCCTGGCCTCCGCGCAACAGGCGATCCAGTTGGATCCGGACAGCTGCTTCGCTCAAAGCACCCTGGCCCGGCTGTACCTCCGGCTGCGCCGCTGGCCGGAAGCCGAAGCCGCCGCGCGCAAGGCGCTTGAGCTGGACACGACCGATGCCTCGGCGGCGGAGATCCTTTCCGTGGCCCTGCTTCAACAAGGGAAACATGAGACCAACGACGAACTAGTCCGCCAGCAGCTCCAGCAGCATGCCGAGGAGGACAGCGCACATTCGAGCGCCGGGTGGAATGCGCTCCAAAAAGGGGACTATCGCAAGGCCAACGAGCACTTCATGGAGGCTCTGCGACTGAATCCCAACCATGAAGGGGCGCGTTTGGGATTGGTGGAAAGTTTCCGCTCACGCTCCTGGTTCTATCGAACCTTGATCCGCTTTAACGCTTTTCTCTCCAGCCTCACCGAGGGACGTCAAACGGCAATTTGGCTCGGAGGCTATCTGACCTATCGGCTTCTCTACGGCTACCTCAAGGACCGAGCTCCCTTGGTCGCCAGCCTGCTGGCGGGATGTTGGCTGCTCCTGGTGTTCTGGACCGCTCTGGCCCGTGGGCTCAGTTCGCTGCTGATGATGTTAGACCGATTCGCCCGTCAGTGTCTCAAGCCCATCGAGAAGTGGGAAGGCATTGTGGTGGGAGGGATGGCGGTCTTGGCGCTGATCATGTTCGGGGTGAGCTTCGTGCTGGGGAAATGGGTGCAGATGCTGGCGCTCGCGATGTTCCTGGGCGCAATCCCCGCCGCTTCGGCGTTCAATAACGACCACTACATCGGCAAATGGTTCTATTGGGCCGTGGCTGGCTTTTGCGTGGTCTGCGCGTTCTATCCCCTGATCGCTGTCATCCTGTCCGGCTGGGACATCGGCCTTCCCTGGTCCTCGGAGGCCCTGCTGGCTGGCATCGTGACGGCAGTTGCGTTCAGCTTCGTGCGGATGTTTAATTTAGGATATCGCTAG
- a CDS encoding transporter: protein MSEIKKCLGALWMASALTVQADERYFTYVYESDVLPQGKWEFEQWLTYRKGFPGGDRDYNRHIWDFREEIEYGLTERLTTALYLNFRSTQDVARNPSVQDSSDFDFKGISAEFKYQLLNPHKQPVGLALYFEPTYNGNEQELEYKVLLSKNLGDKWVLAANAVYEQEWEREGGSTEEEAVIEFTTGVAYRLTPKWSVGLEGRYHSVYEGIGLDEHLGTGWFLGPNVHYGTSKWWATLTVLPQITGSPREGGINRTEHQTFETRLIFGLNF, encoded by the coding sequence ATGAGCGAGATTAAAAAGTGTTTGGGAGCCCTCTGGATGGCTTCCGCCCTCACCGTGCAGGCCGACGAACGATACTTCACCTACGTCTATGAAAGCGACGTCCTCCCGCAAGGCAAATGGGAGTTTGAACAGTGGCTCACCTACCGGAAGGGCTTCCCCGGCGGCGATCGCGATTACAACCGTCATATCTGGGACTTTCGCGAGGAGATCGAGTACGGCCTCACCGAACGGCTGACCACCGCCCTCTATCTCAATTTCCGCAGCACCCAGGATGTGGCGCGCAACCCTTCGGTGCAGGACAGCAGCGACTTCGACTTCAAGGGGATCTCCGCTGAGTTTAAATACCAGCTCCTGAATCCGCACAAGCAGCCCGTGGGTTTAGCGCTCTATTTTGAGCCCACCTACAACGGCAACGAGCAGGAACTAGAATACAAGGTATTGCTTTCCAAGAATCTAGGAGACAAGTGGGTTCTGGCAGCGAACGCCGTTTACGAACAGGAATGGGAACGTGAGGGCGGTTCAACCGAAGAGGAGGCAGTGATTGAATTCACCACCGGAGTTGCCTACCGTCTCACCCCGAAGTGGTCGGTCGGTCTGGAAGGCCGATACCACTCGGTCTACGAAGGCATCGGCCTCGATGAACATCTCGGAACGGGTTGGTTCCTGGGACCCAACGTTCACTATGGAACGTCCAAGTGGTGGGCCACCCTGACCGTTCTGCCCCAGATCACGGGCAGCCCGCGCGAGGGCGGAATCAACCGAACGGAACATCAAACGTTTGAGACCCGGCTGATATTCGGATTGAACTTCTGA
- a CDS encoding FMN-binding protein: MKHVRTAIQWIALPAIAITAPCPAWTATYLSVEQAQQAIFPGVQLVKWELQLTPEQRQAVEKSCGIKVRNPKLAAWKASEGAWFLVDEVIGKHEFITYAVGITADGAVKQIEVMDYRENYGSEVRQSQWRSQFVGKRRGDQFKLDGDIKSISGATLSCRHIMEGVKRLLATYELVLRK, from the coding sequence GTGAAACACGTACGAACCGCCATTCAATGGATCGCGCTGCCAGCGATCGCGATCACTGCCCCTTGCCCCGCCTGGACGGCCACCTATCTCTCCGTGGAACAGGCGCAGCAGGCGATCTTCCCGGGCGTCCAACTGGTCAAGTGGGAGCTTCAACTCACTCCTGAGCAGCGCCAGGCGGTTGAAAAATCGTGCGGTATCAAAGTCCGCAATCCGAAACTCGCCGCGTGGAAGGCGTCCGAAGGAGCATGGTTTCTAGTCGATGAAGTCATCGGAAAGCACGAGTTCATCACCTACGCCGTGGGGATCACGGCCGACGGCGCGGTAAAGCAGATCGAAGTCATGGACTACCGGGAAAACTACGGAAGCGAGGTGCGGCAGAGTCAGTGGCGCAGTCAGTTCGTAGGCAAGCGACGGGGCGACCAATTCAAGCTGGACGGAGACATCAAGAGCATCTCCGGCGCCACCCTGAGCTGCCGGCACATCATGGAAGGGGTCAAACGTTTGCTCGCTACCTATGAACTCGTGCTGCGTAAGTGA
- a CDS encoding FAD:protein FMN transferase, with the protein MNSCCVSEVRRCRPLLGTFVEVCAWMPASSCNRTEMLNRAVANAFASMERIESLMSVHDPASELSLVNRQAAERPVRVSAETFEVLRRGLDLARESSGAFDFTVAPLLALWGLLPSMLKRRCPGNWQAVRVLRGQRIQFDRPLALDLGGIAKGYAVDRAVEALQAAGVSSGWVNAGGDLRAFGDRPLDVGIRHPRTGQHLPSSLRIENEALATSSPTFSLKRWKGAMVSHLVNPRLGCAMASPIAVTVRAAECWIADALTKAVINSMNVSNASQLERMLDRHQATAQVFSA; encoded by the coding sequence ATGAACTCGTGCTGCGTAAGTGAGGTGCGTCGGTGCCGACCTCTGCTCGGAACGTTCGTCGAAGTCTGTGCGTGGATGCCAGCTTCGTCCTGCAACCGGACGGAAATGCTGAATCGCGCCGTGGCCAACGCTTTCGCCAGCATGGAACGGATCGAGTCTCTCATGAGTGTTCATGACCCCGCGAGTGAACTGTCGCTCGTGAACCGTCAAGCAGCGGAGCGTCCGGTGAGAGTCAGCGCCGAAACCTTCGAGGTCCTGCGCCGGGGACTCGACCTCGCCCGAGAGTCATCGGGGGCCTTCGATTTCACAGTCGCTCCGCTGCTGGCTCTGTGGGGGTTGTTGCCCTCCATGCTCAAGAGACGATGCCCCGGCAACTGGCAGGCGGTGCGCGTGCTCCGCGGGCAGCGGATTCAATTCGATCGTCCCCTAGCCCTCGATCTGGGCGGGATTGCCAAGGGCTACGCAGTCGACCGCGCGGTTGAGGCGCTCCAGGCCGCCGGAGTCAGCTCCGGGTGGGTCAACGCGGGCGGCGATCTGCGGGCTTTCGGAGATCGACCGCTCGACGTGGGAATTCGGCATCCTCGAACCGGCCAACACTTGCCCAGCTCACTCCGAATCGAAAACGAAGCCCTGGCTACCTCCTCGCCAACCTTTTCGTTAAAGCGATGGAAGGGGGCCATGGTCAGCCATCTGGTTAATCCTCGACTCGGCTGCGCGATGGCAAGCCCGATAGCGGTTACAGTTCGAGCGGCGGAGTGTTGGATAGCAGACGCCCTCACCAAAGCAGTAATCAATTCAATGAATGTTTCAAATGCAAGCCAGCTGGAGCGGATGCTGGATCGGCACCAGGCCACGGCTCAGGTTTTTAGCGCATGA
- a CDS encoding right-handed parallel beta-helix repeat-containing protein, giving the protein MLYPEMKIDRALRHKLKAPLTPKQGRLRTPEVLRRLAFLAVTLGFLGAWHSPITVAAEPSLPAFDSPHAIHVRQDGDDATAERGLVDRAWRDLAKAFLVATNQDVIYVHGGEWSYPAPANTAEDDAHAEAPLRFWDKTDVTVRFLAPSRVVGVTEEGAAGTLVSWRNTTNCTWSGDFELVQPGFRNRDTVTNLNAMVWLSGRNLNPKLEGDSYARVVGGHHALLLVSVATYENYATEAENTEGLTVRKVWFQDIGSTNLVALNLMDGQCIPPLTRTLVESCVFTNCIRGVEIHSFFRQVKDVRVQNCDFIDTVEWAVGNVNSSNVTDVKILDNRFIQLAPPYQAAYQHAISISGTNQEVRGNLIRGHFEVGMQVLNVSGAWIQDNVFEGQNGMRAAVRLYSPAERLTFINNQFNDLTLWGLLSDYEAVQANLMILGNTFQNASTSGYPALELRSKLIDTATIQGNEFFDDRRPSLSQAIHINQATNLILGGNQYCGPDSRSNAITGDSIILLPDFSHAPPTIEMTILPGTSNLVIPTELQLSAEVTSIYGIQAVEFFVDGKRIETLTSEPWHYSWTGVAAGVHTLVCKATDLCGQVGESEPQIITVEGAKIASKATFLSRDTATRGLWKGRYGSDGYEIAAHVSELPTYTQPLTNSGRTFIFGEFVDLPSALERVERSDRISSFWLAEPLQTIDVSVIDGWPHILTLYCWDPNENLREQKVELISLDTGEILDSQEIRAFSDGIYLSWIVEGGVRVQLTSLLPGNNGVSSGVFFDSLLTFKSWQEATLASVGADGAPEADPDADGLSNLLEFALGLSPLKADPFPWSGLALGPSGLELTYSCLLACEGQLTVEGSSDLRNWSDDGVEIVESRANGLIKTVKVRLSQTSSNELQGYLRLRASLP; this is encoded by the coding sequence ATGTTGTACCCGGAAATGAAGATCGATCGTGCCCTGCGCCACAAATTGAAGGCCCCCCTTACTCCAAAGCAAGGACGGTTGCGGACACCAGAAGTTTTGAGGCGCTTAGCCTTCCTGGCTGTCACACTCGGATTCCTCGGCGCCTGGCACTCGCCGATCACCGTCGCGGCCGAACCTTCCCTGCCAGCCTTTGACTCACCCCATGCCATTCACGTGCGTCAGGATGGAGATGATGCGACGGCCGAACGCGGGCTGGTCGATCGGGCTTGGCGGGATTTAGCGAAGGCATTTCTGGTCGCCACTAATCAGGACGTAATTTATGTCCATGGCGGTGAATGGTCATATCCGGCCCCAGCCAATACCGCGGAAGACGACGCCCATGCGGAGGCCCCCCTCCGATTCTGGGATAAAACGGATGTCACCGTCCGGTTCCTCGCCCCAAGCCGGGTGGTTGGGGTTACCGAGGAGGGCGCCGCGGGAACCTTGGTGAGCTGGCGAAACACCACCAACTGCACATGGTCCGGGGATTTCGAGCTCGTTCAACCTGGGTTCAGAAACCGTGACACGGTCACGAACCTGAATGCGATGGTCTGGTTGAGTGGCAGAAACCTAAACCCCAAGCTCGAAGGTGACTCCTATGCGCGCGTCGTGGGTGGCCACCACGCTCTCCTACTCGTGAGTGTGGCTACCTACGAAAACTACGCGACCGAAGCAGAGAACACGGAAGGCCTCACCGTACGAAAGGTTTGGTTTCAGGATATAGGCTCCACCAACCTGGTCGCCCTGAACTTGATGGATGGACAATGCATTCCGCCTCTGACGCGAACTTTGGTTGAGAGCTGTGTCTTCACCAACTGCATCCGCGGCGTCGAGATCCACTCCTTTTTTCGACAGGTCAAGGACGTGAGAGTCCAGAACTGCGACTTCATCGACACCGTCGAGTGGGCGGTAGGCAATGTCAATTCATCCAACGTCACCGACGTTAAGATTCTCGATAACCGATTCATACAGCTGGCCCCCCCCTATCAAGCGGCCTACCAACACGCTATCTCCATCAGCGGCACCAACCAGGAAGTGCGCGGCAACCTCATCCGAGGCCATTTCGAGGTTGGCATGCAGGTGCTGAATGTTTCAGGCGCGTGGATTCAGGACAATGTGTTTGAAGGCCAAAACGGGATGCGAGCCGCGGTCCGACTGTACTCCCCCGCTGAACGCCTGACCTTTATCAATAACCAATTCAACGACCTGACTCTCTGGGGCCTGCTCTCCGATTACGAGGCCGTGCAAGCCAACCTGATGATCCTCGGAAACACTTTTCAGAATGCATCAACTTCCGGTTACCCGGCCCTCGAGCTCCGCAGCAAGCTGATTGATACCGCCACAATCCAAGGAAACGAGTTCTTCGACGATCGCCGCCCCTCGCTCAGCCAGGCGATTCACATTAATCAGGCGACCAATCTCATCCTGGGCGGGAACCAATATTGCGGACCCGATTCCCGATCGAACGCCATCACCGGCGACTCCATCATCCTGCTTCCCGATTTTTCCCACGCGCCGCCAACCATTGAGATGACGATTCTGCCAGGAACCAGCAACCTGGTGATCCCCACTGAACTTCAACTCTCCGCCGAAGTGACCTCCATTTATGGCATCCAGGCGGTCGAGTTCTTTGTCGATGGCAAGAGGATCGAAACCCTAACCAGCGAGCCCTGGCACTACTCCTGGACGGGCGTCGCGGCCGGAGTCCACACCCTCGTTTGCAAGGCGACCGATCTATGCGGCCAGGTGGGTGAGTCCGAACCGCAGATCATCACCGTCGAGGGCGCCAAAATCGCGTCCAAAGCCACGTTTCTCTCGCGCGACACGGCGACCAGAGGTCTCTGGAAAGGACGCTACGGTTCCGACGGATACGAGATCGCAGCTCATGTGTCCGAACTACCCACCTACACCCAGCCACTGACCAATTCGGGCCGAACGTTCATCTTCGGTGAATTCGTAGATCTGCCCTCAGCGCTGGAGCGCGTGGAGCGCAGCGACCGCATTTCCAGTTTCTGGCTCGCCGAGCCGCTGCAGACCATCGACGTGAGCGTGATCGACGGATGGCCGCACATCCTGACACTTTATTGCTGGGATCCGAATGAGAATTTGAGAGAGCAGAAGGTGGAGCTGATTAGTTTGGACACGGGCGAGATCTTGGACAGCCAGGAGATCCGGGCCTTCTCTGATGGTATCTACCTCTCCTGGATCGTGGAGGGCGGGGTCCGAGTCCAACTCACTTCCCTCCTGCCCGGGAACAACGGGGTATCGAGCGGGGTGTTCTTCGACAGTTTGCTCACCTTTAAATCCTGGCAAGAAGCCACCTTGGCCTCGGTGGGAGCTGACGGCGCACCGGAGGCCGATCCGGATGCGGACGGACTCAGCAATCTCCTCGAATTCGCGCTGGGGCTATCCCCACTTAAGGCAGACCCGTTTCCCTGGTCAGGGCTCGCGCTGGGACCATCGGGATTGGAACTGACTTACTCCTGCCTTTTGGCCTGTGAAGGCCAGCTCACCGTCGAGGGTTCCTCGGATTTGCGGAACTGGTCCGATGACGGAGTTGAGATCGTCGAGTCGAGGGCGAATGGGCTGATTAAAACGGTCAAGGTTCGGCTGAGTCAGACTTCATCCAACGAGCTGCAAGGCTATCTGCGCCTCCGCGCAAGCCTGCCTTAG
- a CDS encoding sigma-54-dependent Fis family transcriptional regulator — protein MNLLLIEDDRRSAQSLERVLKGQGYLVSVAERGDAGLARALEEPFDVVITDLRMPGLGGLELVRQLHEARPRLPIVLMTAFGTTETAIEATKHGAFEYLLKPFDMPELLDAVARAMASARRMSEVVEVGAEKPDGHAIVGRSRSMQTVYKEIGRVAGTSATVLIRGETGTGKELVARALYQHSQRAAQPFIAVNCAAIPESLLESELFGHERGAFTGAEQRRIGRFEQAHLGTLFLDEIGDMTAFTQAKLLRVLQERVIQRVGGKEDIPVDVRIIAATHRDLEKLIGERQFREDLYYRLGAVVIHLPTLRSRPEDLSDLAGYFLRRFARELNLPSTSLQPEALTWLAQQPWPGNVRQLENTLRQALLVTRGFPISRADLESISARPMESAVEGGAKRSIEASIDAWLKAAQSGESVDVHAQATEALERVLFARAIELAEGNQAKAARWLNVSRQTMRDKLRSFGLRADSPEGPESS, from the coding sequence ATGAACCTGCTTTTAATCGAGGATGACCGACGGTCGGCGCAATCCCTGGAACGGGTTCTAAAGGGGCAGGGCTACTTGGTGTCGGTCGCAGAACGAGGCGATGCCGGGCTGGCTCGAGCGCTGGAGGAGCCGTTCGATGTGGTGATTACGGACCTGCGTATGCCGGGGCTGGGCGGGCTGGAGCTGGTCCGCCAGTTGCACGAGGCGCGCCCGCGGCTGCCCATTGTGCTCATGACCGCGTTTGGTACAACCGAGACCGCGATCGAGGCCACCAAGCATGGGGCCTTCGAGTACTTGCTCAAACCCTTTGACATGCCGGAGCTGTTGGATGCGGTGGCCCGAGCGATGGCCAGCGCACGGCGGATGAGCGAGGTGGTGGAGGTGGGAGCCGAGAAGCCGGATGGACATGCGATTGTGGGGCGAAGCCGTTCCATGCAGACCGTCTACAAGGAGATCGGCCGCGTGGCTGGAACGTCGGCGACCGTTCTCATTCGTGGAGAGACGGGGACCGGGAAGGAGTTGGTGGCTCGCGCCCTGTATCAGCACAGCCAGCGTGCCGCGCAACCCTTCATTGCCGTCAACTGCGCGGCGATCCCGGAATCCCTATTGGAGAGCGAGCTGTTTGGTCATGAGCGAGGGGCCTTCACTGGAGCGGAACAACGCCGGATCGGTCGTTTCGAGCAGGCCCACTTGGGAACCCTTTTCCTCGACGAGATTGGGGACATGACCGCCTTCACCCAAGCTAAACTGCTTCGCGTGTTGCAGGAGCGCGTGATTCAGCGGGTGGGGGGTAAGGAAGACATCCCGGTGGATGTCCGCATCATCGCCGCGACTCATCGGGATCTGGAGAAGCTGATCGGCGAGCGGCAATTCAGGGAAGATCTGTATTACCGATTGGGAGCGGTGGTCATTCATCTGCCCACCTTGCGCAGTCGACCAGAGGATTTGTCGGATCTAGCCGGTTATTTCCTGCGCCGTTTCGCCCGGGAGCTCAATTTACCCAGCACCTCCCTCCAGCCTGAGGCGTTGACCTGGTTGGCTCAGCAACCTTGGCCAGGCAATGTCCGGCAGCTGGAAAATACGCTCCGTCAGGCACTGTTGGTGACCCGAGGATTTCCGATTTCGCGGGCCGATCTCGAGTCGATCTCGGCTCGGCCGATGGAGTCGGCCGTTGAGGGCGGGGCGAAGCGATCGATTGAAGCGTCTATCGATGCGTGGTTGAAGGCTGCCCAGAGTGGAGAGTCAGTGGACGTGCATGCCCAGGCTACCGAGGCCCTGGAGCGAGTCTTGTTTGCCCGGGCCATTGAGCTTGCCGAGGGCAACCAAGCCAAGGCGGCCCGTTGGCTCAACGTGTCGCGTCAAACCATGCGCGACAAATTGCGCTCGTTTGGGCTCAGGGCGGATAGCCCGGAAGGGCCGGAGAGCAGCTGA
- a CDS encoding tryptophan-rich sensory protein, with amino-acid sequence MTGLVAGLGLVVCFVLCFAAAAFGAQFGPGDWYASLRKPSWNPPNWIFGPVWTALYSMMSVAAWLVWRQGGWQANWRALTAFLIQLGLNAVWSWLFFGLRNPGLALVEILFLWASILWTWRLFRQISPAADWLLLPYLAWVSFATLLNGVLWRLNVS; translated from the coding sequence ATGACGGGGTTGGTCGCCGGGCTCGGGCTCGTCGTGTGCTTCGTGCTGTGCTTTGCTGCGGCGGCCTTCGGTGCGCAATTCGGTCCTGGCGACTGGTATGCGAGCCTGCGTAAACCGTCGTGGAATCCTCCCAACTGGATTTTTGGCCCAGTCTGGACCGCCCTCTATTCCATGATGTCGGTGGCGGCCTGGCTGGTTTGGCGGCAGGGGGGGTGGCAGGCGAATTGGCGTGCCTTGACCGCCTTTTTGATCCAACTCGGCTTGAACGCCGTCTGGTCGTGGCTGTTTTTCGGATTGCGCAATCCCGGCCTCGCCCTGGTCGAGATCCTGTTCTTGTGGGCCAGCATCCTCTGGACGTGGCGCTTATTCCGGCAGATCAGTCCTGCTGCCGACTGGCTCTTGCTTCCCTATTTGGCCTGGGTCTCCTTTGCTACCCTCCTGAATGGAGTGCTCTGGAGGTTGAACGTTTCATGA